One part of the Dioscorea cayenensis subsp. rotundata cultivar TDr96_F1 chromosome 2, TDr96_F1_v2_PseudoChromosome.rev07_lg8_w22 25.fasta, whole genome shotgun sequence genome encodes these proteins:
- the LOC120272349 gene encoding uncharacterized protein LOC120272349: MRIQMLCNGLNYATRQLIDAAAGGSLSNKTPEDAEMLIENMASNECHWSTRQKPPKAAGIYEIDNNTALAAKVEALTKRFDQFMLGSSSNSGAVLSCETCGAGHATVQCPISIASVAPVETVDYVGGGPRGPGNPYGNTYNQGWRNHPNFSWGQQQQPRPQQPQGLPQQFPQQAEKKFSTEDVIARFMISTEAKFVNINNQFAEVNTVLRNVQASIQSLENQVGQLARANSERPPGSLPSNTENNPREHLKAVTLRSGKQVEARAKEGSSTEHDGVAVREDPMSSESLVERGKEKQDEETLQLPTPRVPEYKPTIPYPARLKQDKEEAQFKKFLNVFKQLHINIPLVEALTQMPKYAKFMKDQSSNKRKIGGIRNLHCH; the protein is encoded by the coding sequence ATGAGAATTCAGATGCTTTGCAATGGTCTGAATTATGCAACTAGACAACTCATCGATGCTGCAGCAGGGGGGTCATTGAGTAATAAAACCCCTGAAGATGCTGAAATgttgattgaaaacatggcgAGTAACGAATGCCACTGGTCTACTAGACAGAAACCACCTAAGGCAGCTGGAATTTATGAGATAGATAACAACACTGCACTAGCCGCTAAGGTGGAGGCCCTAACAAAGAGATTCGATCAGTTTATGTTGGGTTCAAGCTCAAATTCTGGAGCAGTTTTGTCTTGCGAGACTTGTGGGGCGGGGCATGCTACTGTTCAGTGTCCAATCTCAATAGCCTCTGTTGCCCCAGTCGagacagttgattatgttgggggagGCCCTCGAGGTCCAGGCAATCCCTATGGAAACACATACAATcaggggtggaggaatcacccaaatttttcttgggGTCAACAACAGCAACCTCGGCCCCAGCAGCCTCAGGGACTTCCACAGCAATTTCCTCAGCAGGCCGAGAAGaagttctccaccgaagatgtGATAGCGAGATTCATGATCAGTACTGAGgcaaaatttgtgaacatcaacaatcaatTCGCTGAAGTGAACACAGTTTTGAGGAATGTTCAGGCCTCCATCCAATCATTGGAGAACCAAGTTGGGCAGCTTGCTAGGGCAAATTCAGAGCGCCCACCGGGTAGCCTCCCTAGTAACACTGAAAATAATCCAAGGGAGCATTTGAAGGCCGTCACCCTCAGAAGTGGGAAACAGGTTGAAGCACGAGCCAAGGAGGGCTCAAGTACTGAGCATGATGGGGTAGCCGTACGGGAAGACCCGATGTCGTCTGAGAGTTTAGTTGAaaggggaaaagaaaaacaagatgaagaaacccttcAACTACCAACACCAAGGGTACCTGAGTACAAGCCGACCATACCCTATCCGGCCAGGTTAAAGCAAGATAAAGAGGAagctcaattcaagaaattcctgAATGTATTCAAGCAGTTACACATAAATATTCCTCTTGTTGAGGCGCTAAcccaaatgcccaagtatgccaaaTTTATGAAAGACCAGTCGAGTAACAAGAGAAAAATTGGAGGAATTAGAAATCTGCATTGCCACTGA